The Deltaproteobacteria bacterium HGW-Deltaproteobacteria-6 genome has a segment encoding these proteins:
- a CDS encoding aromatic ring hydroxylase yields the protein MRTKEEYFQGLKKLKPNLFLDGQKIDRDHKVLDQPKGVIGATFDLAADPETRDLVTAKSHITGETINRFTHIHQTVEDLHKKQDMTRMLVQRVSQCIGRCMGVDAINAINSVSFEADKQNGGKTQYYQNFLKWLEYFQKNDLVGCCAQTDVKGLRMLRPAEQPDPDQYLHVVETRPDGVVVRGAKVHITFASIADEILVVPTRALTKDEGAYAISFAIPADAEGVKQVLSPHNMKDRKHYKRGFDWGFIDSYVIFDDVFVPNDRIFLNGEYQQGGICALLFALFHRHSYSGCKPAVGDMLIGFASMAAEMNGVDKAPHVREKIAELITITELGYAAGFTASAKGKAEVYMPGVGFVPYGPGACIPHSIYANVGRCLTGEAVFHEQQILCEIAGGMPATFPHEADLLNPEIKGLLEKYVKRNQEIPIEDQIKFWLLFADYTNSASSGAIAYGAMHGGGSPIMEQIAIYGQYDIDACKNVVRKIAGMPLIEKKKKKK from the coding sequence ATGCGAACAAAAGAAGAATATTTCCAGGGATTAAAGAAACTCAAACCAAACCTCTTTCTGGACGGCCAGAAGATAGACCGCGACCATAAAGTGCTGGATCAGCCCAAAGGCGTGATCGGCGCAACGTTTGATCTGGCCGCCGATCCCGAAACCAGAGACCTGGTCACCGCCAAAAGCCACATCACCGGTGAGACCATCAACCGCTTCACCCACATCCACCAGACGGTTGAGGATCTGCACAAAAAGCAGGACATGACCCGCATGCTGGTGCAACGTGTCAGCCAGTGTATCGGCCGCTGCATGGGCGTGGATGCGATCAATGCCATCAATTCCGTATCGTTTGAAGCCGACAAGCAAAACGGCGGCAAGACGCAGTATTACCAAAACTTTTTAAAGTGGCTCGAATACTTCCAGAAAAACGACCTGGTCGGCTGCTGCGCCCAGACGGACGTCAAGGGCCTGCGCATGCTGCGCCCCGCTGAACAGCCGGACCCCGATCAGTACCTGCATGTTGTTGAAACACGCCCGGACGGCGTTGTGGTTCGCGGCGCCAAAGTGCACATCACGTTTGCCTCCATCGCGGATGAAATCCTGGTGGTTCCCACCCGCGCGCTGACCAAAGATGAAGGCGCCTATGCCATCTCTTTTGCCATCCCGGCGGACGCTGAAGGCGTCAAACAGGTGCTTTCTCCGCACAACATGAAAGACCGCAAGCATTACAAACGCGGATTCGACTGGGGCTTCATTGATTCCTATGTGATCTTTGACGATGTCTTTGTACCCAACGACCGCATCTTCTTAAACGGCGAATATCAGCAGGGCGGCATCTGCGCGCTGCTCTTCGCGCTTTTCCATCGCCACAGCTATTCCGGTTGCAAACCGGCCGTAGGCGACATGCTGATCGGTTTTGCCTCGATGGCCGCCGAAATGAACGGCGTCGACAAGGCCCCGCACGTACGCGAAAAAATAGCCGAGCTCATCACCATCACGGAACTGGGCTATGCCGCAGGCTTCACCGCCTCGGCTAAAGGAAAAGCGGAAGTCTATATGCCCGGCGTGGGTTTCGTGCCTTACGGCCCGGGTGCCTGCATTCCGCATTCCATTTATGCCAATGTGGGACGCTGCCTGACCGGCGAAGCGGTCTTCCATGAACAGCAGATCCTCTGCGAGATCGCCGGCGGCATGCCCGCCACCTTCCCGCACGAAGCCGACCTGCTCAACCCGGAAATCAAGGGCCTCCTGGAAAAATATGTCAAACGCAACCAGGAAATCCCCATTGAAGATCAGATCAAATTCTGGCTGCTCTTCGCCGATTACACAAACTCCGCAAGCTCCGGCGCCATTGCTTACGGCGCGATGCACGGCGGCGGATCGCCCATCATGGAACAGATCGCCATTTACGGCCAGTATGACATTGATGCCTGCAAAAACGTCGTTCGCAAAATCGCGGGCATGCCTTTGATTGAGAAAAAGAAGAAGAAAAAATAG
- a CDS encoding Ion channel, whose amino-acid sequence MVKTNNHNYLFIYWRALLRRHPSAFLLAAQLVSLMLYAAVEGAPGGRVILNAFGMLILLLVVWVVIHSPAINWVAWILAALAIVLSLLSWLLVHPGLLIWATLLEAALYFYAAGGLITYMMQDDRVTIDELFAAGATFTLIAWGFTYLYLVCQAWCPGSFAGGTNPEEPRTFIELMFLSFANLSATGLSDILPSTSPARVLVMLEQFAGVAYIAVVVSRLIGLTIVRHKGEGTS is encoded by the coding sequence ATGGTAAAGACGAATAACCATAATTATTTGTTCATTTATTGGCGGGCTCTTTTGCGCCGCCATCCATCCGCATTTCTTCTGGCCGCTCAACTGGTGAGCCTTATGCTCTACGCGGCAGTTGAAGGTGCCCCGGGCGGGCGGGTTATTCTCAATGCTTTTGGAATGCTGATACTTTTGTTGGTGGTCTGGGTCGTCATCCACAGCCCTGCAATCAATTGGGTCGCATGGATCCTCGCTGCCCTGGCCATTGTGCTGTCACTCCTGTCCTGGCTGCTTGTCCACCCCGGCCTGTTGATCTGGGCAACCCTGCTGGAGGCGGCGTTGTATTTTTACGCGGCCGGCGGCTTGATCACTTATATGATGCAGGATGACCGGGTAACGATCGACGAGTTGTTTGCCGCAGGCGCTACCTTTACGCTGATTGCATGGGGATTCACCTATCTGTATCTGGTCTGCCAGGCGTGGTGCCCGGGATCATTCGCGGGCGGGACAAACCCGGAAGAGCCGCGGACTTTCATTGAACTGATGTTTTTGAGCTTTGCCAATCTTTCGGCAACGGGCCTCAGCGATATCCTGCCTTCCACTTCACCGGCGCGTGTGCTGGTGATGCTGGAACAGTTTGCGGGCGTTGCCTACATCGCCGTGGTGGTTTCCCGGTTGATCGGACTGACGATCGTTCGTCACAAGGGTGAGGGGACATCTTGA
- a CDS encoding ShlB/FhaC/HecB family hemolysin secretion/activation protein gives MFVLRRYFYLLPAVLLFVTVSAHAAGPDTGTLLNEQRQPGIKLPDRLPKPDSPAQERPPLADSGVKVTAKAFRFTGYESIATETELQALVKDSVGKELSFPDLQNLVVGITSYLREKKGYLLARAYLPRQDLTEGVIEIAIVAGRLDDSTDIRMKGPARIKVSKLREMVEKAVPPGKAIQTRDIERAILLMNDLSGIKAQASLEPGSAPGTTRVVVNASEGPLLSGMLSGDNYGDRYTGTWRGTGTALVNDPFGWGDQLALALTGAENQFQGRFSYALPLGSDGFNWSFGYTNLSYKLGGDLRNLNYTGSADTFSTGISYPLLRSRSASIWSGLGFEYLFLTDKMSGDKIKDRKIPVGNGFISGTFYDQLGGGGMTSVNVTLYGGHLDLSSVTAAQVQDAAGPKAEGGFFKGTYGLARLQQITQSLYAFVSARGQVAGGNLDSSQKFILGGPTGIRAYPVGEAAGDEGHAFTAEMRYDLPFTPAWAATQLVGFLDTGWIKLNQSNWPGAVTNASGKNDYWLSGAGVGLNIGKTGIYSIRGSYAHTIDTNYGRSTTGMNADNLNDKERFWLQALLWF, from the coding sequence ATGTTTGTTCTGCGTCGTTACTTTTATTTGTTACCGGCGGTTCTTCTTTTTGTAACCGTTTCCGCCCACGCTGCCGGTCCCGATACCGGCACTCTCCTTAACGAACAACGCCAGCCCGGCATCAAACTGCCGGATCGCTTGCCCAAACCGGACTCTCCGGCACAGGAGCGCCCGCCACTGGCGGACAGTGGGGTAAAGGTCACGGCCAAGGCGTTCCGCTTCACCGGTTACGAATCCATTGCCACGGAGACCGAACTGCAGGCGCTGGTCAAAGACAGCGTCGGGAAGGAATTGAGCTTTCCGGATCTCCAGAATCTGGTGGTCGGTATCACGAGTTACCTCCGGGAAAAGAAAGGGTATCTGCTGGCGAGAGCCTACCTGCCCAGGCAGGATCTTACCGAAGGGGTGATCGAAATAGCCATTGTGGCGGGCCGCCTTGACGATAGCACCGATATCCGGATGAAAGGTCCGGCCAGGATAAAGGTCAGCAAATTGCGCGAGATGGTTGAAAAGGCGGTGCCGCCGGGCAAAGCGATTCAGACCAGGGATATCGAGCGAGCCATCCTGCTGATGAACGATCTTTCCGGCATCAAGGCCCAGGCATCCCTTGAACCGGGCAGCGCCCCCGGTACCACCAGGGTAGTCGTCAATGCATCCGAAGGCCCCCTGCTCTCCGGGATGCTCAGCGGCGACAACTACGGCGACCGCTATACCGGTACCTGGCGCGGTACCGGCACGGCCCTGGTAAACGACCCTTTTGGTTGGGGTGACCAGTTGGCGCTTGCTCTGACCGGAGCCGAGAACCAATTTCAGGGCCGGTTTTCCTATGCACTGCCCCTTGGCTCTGACGGATTCAACTGGTCATTCGGGTACACAAACCTCTCCTATAAACTGGGGGGCGACCTCCGGAACTTGAACTACACCGGCAGCGCCGACACCTTCTCTACCGGTATATCCTATCCACTCTTGCGCAGCAGGAGCGCCAGCATCTGGAGCGGCCTTGGTTTTGAGTACCTGTTTTTGACCGACAAGATGTCCGGCGATAAAATCAAGGACCGGAAGATACCGGTCGGCAACGGATTTATTTCCGGCACCTTTTATGACCAGCTGGGCGGAGGGGGCATGACAAGTGTCAATGTCACGCTCTACGGCGGCCATCTCGACCTGTCCAGCGTGACCGCTGCCCAGGTCCAGGACGCTGCCGGTCCGAAAGCGGAAGGCGGTTTCTTTAAAGGCACATACGGCCTTGCCCGTTTGCAGCAGATTACGCAGTCCCTGTACGCCTTTGTCTCTGCCCGGGGGCAAGTGGCGGGGGGCAATCTTGATTCATCCCAGAAGTTCATCCTGGGCGGTCCCACGGGTATCCGCGCCTATCCGGTCGGTGAAGCAGCAGGCGATGAAGGGCACGCCTTTACCGCCGAAATGCGTTATGACCTTCCGTTCACGCCCGCCTGGGCCGCCACGCAACTGGTCGGCTTTCTGGATACCGGCTGGATCAAGCTTAATCAAAGCAACTGGCCGGGCGCCGTCACCAACGCCAGCGGCAAAAACGACTACTGGCTCTCCGGCGCCGGTGTCGGTCTGAACATCGGTAAAACAGGGATTTATAGTATCAGGGGCAGCTATGCCCATACCATTGACACCAATTATGGACGCAGCACAACGGGGATGAATGCCGACAACCTGAACGACAAAGAGCGCTTCTGGTTGCAGGCCCTGTTGTGGTTTTAG